The sequence TCGCCATAGACCCCGGTTCCCCAGGGGCCAACGGCTTTGCTCAACATCAAAGAGGGTTCAATCCCGGAAGCGCCCTTGCCCGGCGCGAAGGGATAGTTTCGATCGTAAGTTCCTTCAAGAATGCCTCCGAGTCGCAACGTAACGGTGGGCGCAGCCGGACACTCCACCTCGCGCTCGTTCACGCAACGGTAACGCGCACCGAAGGTCGTATCCATCAGGCCTTCGGTGGTGTCAGGTTGATGGTTGGGATCAAAAACCCGCGTGGCCGCTGACGTGTAACCCACCGTCAAATCCAACGCCACGTCGCGACTCGCGCCGTACTCCAGATTCATGGTCCCGTCATTGAGTTCGAAATCGTATTGGCCCATGTTTACCCGCGTGTTGCCCTTCCAATAATGGGTGAAGCGCGAATAAACGTACCACGGCGTGACCACAAATTCGCCTGGCTCCGGCAGCCAGATCGCCCTTCCCACCGGTTGCGTGGCGAAGTTGTCGCCTGCGCGGCCTACCAAACTGGCCGCGCAGCAAATAAGAAAGGCCACATAGACCCTGTACTTCATGCCCGTTAAGAATTGCTCACTCTGGATTCGCTCAGTCAGCCGCTGCATTAAGCAAACCTGAGGCGCTTTCGTCAAGAAATCAGTAGTCGAGCCTGGCGACACCTTGACCGCGCAAAACTGAATTCCGATCACGACGCACTTCGCGCATTTTCGAAAGTTCCTACCAAAGCAGGTTGAGGACTGACACTACGCGGACAATTCTCACTCCAGGCTTTTCAACGCCGACTTTTGCACCGGGATTGTTTTGAAGCGGCGAGTGAGGTTGGTCAGCGATTCTTCCACGGCGAGGCGCTCCAGACTCGAAGCGCCCACAAAGCCAACGGCGTCGGTGTGTTCGTTGATGTAGCCCGCGTCTTCCGGTGTCGCAATCGGGCCGCCGTGGGACATGAAAATAATGTCCTTCCGCACTTTGCGGGCGCCGTTGATGATGTTCTGAACCCGTTTGACCGCTTCATCCATCTTGATGGCTGCGCCTTTCACACCGATCGAACCGCCGACCGTCGTTCCGACGTGGGCGATGATGGCGTCCGCGCCCGCCTTCGCCATCGAAGCGGCTTCCTCTGGTGTGCCAACATAGACAATGGTGAAAAGATCCATCTTCCGGGCCAGCGCGACCATTTCAAATTCCTTCTTCACGCTCATGCCAGTTTCTTCAAGGATTTGGCGGAATTGTCCATCCACGATGCAGTGCGTGGGAAAATTGTTCACGCCGCTGAAGCCCATGTCTTTCACTTGCAGCAGCCAGTGCCACATCCGCCGGCGCGGGTCGGTGGCATGGACACCGCAGATGACGGGAATTTCTTCCACGATGGGCAGCACTTCATGTTCGCCGATCTCCATCGCCACGGCGTTGGCGTCGCCGTAGGCCATCAACCCGGCGGTCGAGCCGTGACCCGCCATCCGAAAGCGCCCGGAGTTGTAGATGATGATGAGGTCGGCGCCGCCGCGCTCGATGAATTTCGCCGAGATGCCCGTGCCCGCGCCGGCGGCAATGATCGGCTGACCTTTTTTCAAGGTGACGCGGAGACGTTCGACAACTTCCTTGCGCGTGTAGGGATTTCCTTTTCCAGTCCAGGGGTTGGGCATAGTTCAGTTTCGTTGTTAAGAATTGCGGGGCATTTTGGATTTGGCGGTCTTGAAATGCAACCAGTTAGAACAGGGTGGTCCGTGATGCGTAACGCTTGCTGTGTGGACGAGCATAAAACCGCGGCTTGATCAACCCTGGCTTTGCCCTGACTGCGGGCATCTCCCGCACTCGCCATTTTTCACTTTCACTCCCGCGGAGTTCAGGCTATTAACCGTGTCACTCTACTAGCGAAAAATCGATTTATGCCGCGCATTCTGGTGGTGGACGATGATGATACTTTCCGCGATACCCTCGAGGTCGTCTTGAAGCGCGCCGGTCACGAAGTCCTCACGGCGCGCGACGGCAAGGAAGCCGTCAACGTCTACCGCCAGCAACCCGCCGACCTTGTCCTCACGGACCTGATCATGCCCAACCAGGAAGGCGTCGAAACCATCGTCGAACTGCGACGAGATTATCCCGGTATAAAAATCATCGCCATGTCGGGGGGCGGTCGCGTGGACGCCAAAGAGCATCTGGCCATCGCGGAACAATGCGGGGCCAGACGCACTCTGACCAAACCCTTCACGCTCGACCAAATCCTGACTGCCATCAGGGAAGTGCTGGGAGAAAGTTGAGCAATCGGAGTAAAGCGAAATCGCCCAGCTTGTACGGAGGAGCGGCTTTGATCCTCCGGTCTGAAGCAACTATTTCTTCTTTCCGCTCTGCTTCCCTTCCAATGCTGCTTGCGCCGCGGCCAGCCGCGCGATCGGCACTCGAAACGGCGAGCAACTCACATAGTTCAGACCGATCCGATGACAAAACTTCACGCTGTCGGGGTCGCCGCCGTGTTCACCACAAATGCCGAGCTTGATGTCGGGCCGGGTCTTGCGCCCAAGTTCACACGCCATTTGCATCAACTTGCCCACGCCGCTCTGGTCCACGCTGGCAAATGGATTCTTCTTCACGATTTCCAATTCCTGATACGCGCCCAGGAATGAACCGGAGTCATCGCGGCTCATGCCCAGAGTTGTTTGTGTCAGATCGTTCGTGCCGAAGCTGAAGAATTGCGCGTCCTTGGCGATCTCGTCCGCAATCAACGCCGCGCGCGGAATCTCAATCATCGTGCCTACCAGATAATTGAATTTCGCCTTCTTCTCCTTCGCCACTTCCGCTGCGACGCGATGCACGATCTCCAGTTGCACTTGTAGTTCTTTCGGAAAGCCGACGAGCGGGATCATGATTTCCGGTTTTACCTTGATGCCCTTCTTGCGCACCTCGGCGGCGGCCTCGAACACCGCGCGCGCCTGCATCTCGCTGATTTCAGGATAAACGATGCCCAGCCGGCAGCCGCGATGACCCAGCATCGGGTTGAACTCGTGCAAGTCGTGCACGCGCTTGGAAATCTTGTCCACGTTCAAACCCAGTTTCTGCGCCAAAAGATTCTGCGCCCCGTGATCGTGCGGAAGAAACTCGTGCAGCGGCGGATCGAGAAAGCGGATCGTCGCCGGCAATCCATTCAATGCTTCGAACATCCCGATGAAATCCTCCCGCTGATACGGCAGCAACTTGGCCAGCGCGGCTTTGCGGTCATCGGTCTTCTCGGACAGGATCATCTCGCGCATGGCGTCAATGCGGTCGCCTTCAAAGAACATGTGTTCGGTGCGGCACAGGCCGATGCCCGACGCGCCAAACGACACGGCGTTGGCCGTCTGCTCCGGCGTGTCGGCGTTGGTGCGAACGGACAGTCGTGTGACCTTGCTACACCACTTCATCAACTGCGCGTAGTTCTGATAGGTCTGGCTTTCGCCGGGTTTGAGCGACTTTTCCAACAGCACCTGGATGATTTCTGACGCGGCGGTCTTGACCTGCCCCGCATAAACTTCACCCGCCGTGCCGTCGATGGAAAGATCATCGCCTTCGTTGAACGTCTGCCCGCCGGCTTCCATCGTCTTGGCGTTGTAATCCACATGCACGGCGCTCGCGCCGCAGACGCAGACTTTGCCCATTTGCCGCGCGACCAGCGCCGCGTGCGAACTGACCCCGCCGCGCGCCGTGAGAATGCCCTCCGCCGCAATCATCCCGCGCAAATCTTCCGGTGAAGTCTCCACGCGCACCAACAAGACCTTTTGGCCCGCGTGCGCTGCTTCCACCGCGCGCTCGGCGTTGAAATAAATCTTTCCCGACGCCGCGCCCGGCCCGGCGGGCAACCCGCGCGCAATCACCTTCGCTGACTTGATGGCAGCGCGGTCGAACACCGGCGCGAGCACTTGGTCCAATTGCTCGGCGGGAACGCGCGTGATGGCCGTCCGCCAGTCGATGAGTTTTTCCTTCACCATTTCAACCGCGATCCGCACCGCGGCCAGGCCGGTGCGCTTGCCATTGCGGGTCTGAAGCATGAACAATTCACCATTCTCAATCGTGAACTCGAAATCCTGCATGTCCTTGAAATGCGACTCCAAGGTTTTGCGCACCCGTTCCAGTTCCGCGTGCGCGTGCGGCATCTGGTCTTTGAGTTTCGCCACCGGTTCCGGCGTGCGCACGCCGGCCACCACGTCTTCGCCCTGCGCGTTCATCAAGAATTCGCCGTAGAAAACTTTTTCGCCCGACGCCGGATCGCGCGTAAACGCCACGCCCGATCCGGATTGCTCGCCGGTGTTGCCGAAGACCATCGCCTGCACGTTGACCGCCGTGCCCCATTCCGACGGGATGTTGTACTTGCGACGATAAACAATCGCACGGTCGTTCATCCACGAGCCGAACACCGCGCCCGCCGCGCCCATGAGTTGTTGCCAGGGATCGGTCGGGAATTCCTTGCCCGTGCGCTCCTTGACCAGCGCCTTGAAACGCTTGACCAACTCCTTCAAACCGTCGGCATTGATGCGTGTGTCCTCGACGTGCTTCTTGCCGGGGAACAATTCTTCCTTGAGCTTTTCGATGACCATTTCAAACGGATCGTGGTCTTCACTCGGACGCTTCTGCACACCCATCACTACGTCGCCATACATCTGGATGAACCGGCGATAACAATCCCACGCGAAACGCGGGTTGCCGCTGGCGCGTTCCAACGCCAGCACCGTTTGATCGTTCAACCCCAGATTCAAAATCGTGTCCATCATGCCGGGCATGGAATCGCGCGCGCCGGAGCGGACGGCGACGAGCAACGGCCGTTCGAGATCGCCGAATTTCTTGTTCAGAATGCGTTCCATGTTGGCGATGCCGGCTTCCATTTGCGGAACGAGCGCCTTCGGATAAGTGCGCTTGTTGGCGTAATAGTAAGTGCAGACCTCGGTCGTGATCGTGAAGCCGGGCGGTACGGGCAGACCGATGCGCGTCATCTCGGCCAGATTCGCGCCCTTGCCGCCGAGCAGCGGTTTCATCGAGCCATTGCCGTCGGCCATTTTATTTCCGAAAAGGTAAACGTATTTCTTCGCTTTGGGTGTTTTGGCCATAAATAATCAGTGCAATCGAGTTAACCCGAAAACTTTCGGGGTTGGGAATTTCCGCGAAAATCGAGGCGCGAGACTAACAAAGGTCAAACGCGTGTCAACGGCTGAGTGCGAAACAAACCGTGATCGGCTTTCGACGGCGAAGCTCCGGACACGAGTTTCAAGAATCCACGCGAATTGTTCCAGTCAAGAACAAGCGCAAAAGCTACGAGGAACTTTTTCGTTCCACTGGTCCGCTGGAAAGGAAAGCGCAGACGAACCCAATCCGCTTCGCCGCCTCACTTGCCTGCCAACGACTTGCCTTGGCGACGGATGATGCCTGCGAGTGCGCGCAACGAATCGTTCACCGCCTCGGCATTGGGGAATACTTTTGCCACGTCCGCTTCGAGCACAACCACATTCGCGCCTTCGGCATAACGCCGGGCATACTTGCCGCGAATGCCGCCGGAAAAATCATATTGGCCCCGCATTTCCCGCTCGGTTGCCTTGTTATTTGCCTTCTTCATAGCTCTTTCGTTCTCGCCGGCTCGCTCGCCGGGCGCTGATGATGCGGATATTATCACCCCGTTCCGTATGCACGACAACTAGCAATTTCCGCTGGTGCGAATGTCCCAGCAGAATAAAACGGTCTTCCGCTTGCGAGTGTGTCGGATCGGGAATGGTCAGCGAAAGCGGGTCGCCGAACACGGTGCTCGCTTCTTCAAAGCTGACGTCGTGCTTTGCCAGATTGCCCTTGGCCTTGTTTGCGTCCCATTCAAACCTCAGCGGCATGACCTCAGTCTGGACGGGTTCCTTTCTCAAAGCCAAGCTGGAATTGTTCCAACAACTTCAATCCTCCTCTACCGCGCGGCGAGTCGCTTGTGTGACGAGGTCGCGTTCTCATGCGGCGATCAATTCTCCCTGCTTTCTAGACTTTCATATCTTCATATCAGGATACATTGATTTTTTACTTGCAACCAATGAATACAGGCTTACTGTCATGCCCGTGAGTCAAGACTTGGGCCAGCAAACCAACCGTGCCGCGCAACTGGAACGCCTGTTGCGCGAACGCATCGTCATCCTCGACGGCGCGATGGGCACGACCATCCGCGATTATGGCTTGACCGAAAACGACGTTCGCGGGGCGCGCTTTGCGGATGCCAGGAAGGACCTCAAGAACAACGGTGATCTCTTCTCGCTCACGCGACCGGATGTGATTGGCGACATTCACCGGCGATTTCTCGAAGCCGGGGCGGACATCATCGAGACGAACACGTTTTCCGCGACGAGCATCGGCCAGAGCGAATTCTTCGTGGACGACCCGCGTGAACGCGGCGGGCGCAAAGACCCGGCGTTTTATCAGGGAGTGATTGAAAACAAATTCCTCAACGATCTTGCCTGGGAAATCAACGAGCAATCCGCCCGGCTGAGCCGCGACTGGGCCGACCGCATCGCGAACCAGACCGGCCGGCCGCGCTTCGTCGCCGGCGCAATCGGGCCGCTGACGGTTGCGTTGTCCAATTCGCCCGACAGCGACGATGCAGGTTTTCGCGTCTGCACGTTTGATCAGGTCAAGGCGGCTTACGCAAACCAGGTTCGCGCGCTCATATCCGGCGGCGCGGACCTCTTGCTCGTCGAAACGATTTTTGATGCGCTCAACGCCAAGGCCGCGCTCGTGGCGATTCAGGAAGTCTTCGAACGGGACGGCAAGGTTTTGCCGATCGTGATTTCCGCCGCCGTCGGGCGCGGTGGCGAGACGATCATCTCCGCGCAAACCGTCGAGGCGTTCTGGAACGCGGTGAGGCACGTAAACCCGATGGCGGTCGGCTTGAACTGTTCACTTGGCCCGGATTTGATCAGGCCGCACCTGGCGGAACTGGCGGAGAAGTCGAACGTCGCCATCTCCTGCTACCCGAACGCGGGGTTGCCAAATCCGCTCTCGCCGACGGGTTTTGATCTGAAGCCCGAAGACATGGCGAAATATCTCGGTGAATTTGCGCAAAGCGGTTTGCTGAACATCGCCGGCGGTTGCTGCGGCAACACGCCGGAACACATTGCGGCCATCGCGAAGGCGCTTGAAGGCAGGCATCCAAGGGAGTTTGCGGGAGCGCAGCCGCCCGCGGCTGCCGCTGACCGCGCCCTCGCGGTCAGCATCGAGCGGGTGGAACCGTCCCATACGTCCGAGGTTTTCGACGAGGGCATCGAAAACAGCGAGCGAGGGCGGGCGCGCTCCCCGGATGTTTCCCGCGAGGCGCGGGAAGCTGCGCCCGAGGCGGGCGCGCTCCAGGTAACAATTCCGCCCCTCCCTCTCCGCCTCTCTGGTTCACAGCCGTTCACGCAACAGGTTGGTCAGTTCATTGTGATCGGCGAACGCACCAACGTCGCCGGCTCGCCGAAGTTTGCCAAGCTCATCAAGGAAAATAAATTCGAGGAGGCCGTCGCCATCGCGCGACAGCAGGTAGAGAACGGCGCGAACATCATCGATGTGTGCATGGACGAGGCGATGATTGACGGCGTCGCGGCGATGACGCGCTTTCTGCTGCTGCTGGCGAGCGAGCCTGAAGTCGCCAAGTCTCCCATCATGGTGGACTCGTCGAAATGGGAAGTGCTTGAGGCCGGCCTGAAATGCCTTCAAGGCAAGGGCATTGTGAATTCCATTTCGCTCAAGGAAGGCGAAGCGAAATTTACTGAACAGGCGCACAAGGTCTTGCAATACGGCGCTGCGGTGGTGGTGATGGCGTTCGACGAACGCGGCCAGGCCGATACGTTGGAGCGCAAGATTTCGATCTGCAAACGTTGCTACGATTTGCTGACGCAGGAAATTGGTTTTCCACCCGAAGACATCATTTTCGATCCTAACGTGCTGACCGTCGGCACGGGCATCGAGGAACACGCGAACTACGCCGTCGATTTCATCCGCGCGACGAAATGGATCAAGGAGAACCTGCCGCACGCCAAGGTCAGCGGCGGCATCAGCAACGTGAGCTTCAGCTTCCGCGGCAATAACACTGTGCGCGAAGCGATGCACAGCGCGTTCTTGTATCACGCGATTCGCGCCGGACTCGACATGGGCATCGTCAACGCCGGGATGCTGGAAGTTTATGAAGAGATTGGGCCGGAGTTGAAGGAGCTGGTCGAAGACGTATTGCTGAACCGCCGTCCTGACGCGACGGAGCGTTTGGTGGCGTTCGGCGAAAAGCTCAAAGCCGTCAGCGCCGGAACAACGAATGCCGATAAAAAGGTCGAGGAAGAATGGCGCAAGGGCACGGTCGAGGAACGAATCTCCCACGCGCTGGTGAAGGGCATCGACGCTTTCATTGAAGCCGACACCGAGGAAGCGCGCGCGAAATACAGCAAGCCGCTCTCGGTCATTGAGGGACCGTTGATGGCCGGCATGAGCGTCGTCGGCGATTTGTTTGGCGCATTCAAGATGTTTTTGCCACAGGTTGTGAAATCCGCGCGCGTGATGAAAAAAGCGGTGGCGTACCTCACGCCGTTCATGGAGGCCGAGAAAGCTGCGATGGCGGCACGTGGCGAGGCTGTAAAGGCGCAAGGCCGCATCGTCATGGCCACGGTTAGGGGTGACGTACATGACATCGGGAAAAACATTGTCGGCGTCGTGCTCGGTTGTAACAACTACGAAGTCATCGACCTCGGGGTCATGGTGCCGTGCGAGAAAATTCTCCAGACGGCGAGGGAGAAAAATGTGGACCTGATCGGTCTGAGCGGACTCATCACACCGTCGCTCGATGAGATGGTCCACGTGGCTAGGGAAATGGACCGGCAAGGGTTTACTGTTCCGCTGCTGATCGGCGGGGCGACCACGAGCAAGGCCCACACCTCGGTGAAAATCGCCCCTGCTTACGGCGAGGCCGTGGTTCACGTGCTGGATGCTTCGCGCGCCGTCGGCGTGGTAGGCAAATTGATCAATCCGCAACTCAAACCGGCATTTGTTCAAACCCTTCGCACGGATTACGAGAAACTCCGCCAACAACACGCTGGCCAGCGGACCAAATTGATTTCCATCGAAGAAGCCCGCCAACGCGCGCCCAAACTGGATTACAGCGACCTGCCCAAACCGGAGTTCATCGGCGTGCGCGCGCTCTCGACAGACGACGCCTCACGCCTCACGCCTCACGCCTCACGTATCGCCCTCTCCGACCTCGTCCCGTTCATCGATTGGTCGCCGTTCTTTCACACTTGGGAATTGCGCGGACGTTACCCGGCGATACTGAGCCACGAAAAACACGGCGAAGAAGCGCGCAAACTTTTTGCCGACGCGCAAAAGCTGCTCGACGCAATCGTGAGCAACAAGTCGCTGACCGCCCGGGCAGTTTATGGCTTTTTCCCAGCGAATTCCGTCGGCGATGACGTGGAGCTTTACACCGATGAATCTCGGACCAAGGTGCTGACAACGTTTCATTTCTTGCGCCAGCAAATTGAAAAACCC is a genomic window of Verrucomicrobiota bacterium containing:
- a CDS encoding response regulator, with product MPRILVVDDDDTFRDTLEVVLKRAGHEVLTARDGKEAVNVYRQQPADLVLTDLIMPNQEGVETIVELRRDYPGIKIIAMSGGGRVDAKEHLAIAEQCGARRTLTKPFTLDQILTAIREVLGES
- the metH gene encoding methionine synthase, with the protein product MLNIAGGCCGNTPEHIAAIAKALEGRHPREFAGAQPPAAAADRALAVSIERVEPSHTSEVFDEGIENSERGRARSPDVSREAREAAPEAGALQVTIPPLPLRLSGSQPFTQQVGQFIVIGERTNVAGSPKFAKLIKENKFEEAVAIARQQVENGANIIDVCMDEAMIDGVAAMTRFLLLLASEPEVAKSPIMVDSSKWEVLEAGLKCLQGKGIVNSISLKEGEAKFTEQAHKVLQYGAAVVVMAFDERGQADTLERKISICKRCYDLLTQEIGFPPEDIIFDPNVLTVGTGIEEHANYAVDFIRATKWIKENLPHAKVSGGISNVSFSFRGNNTVREAMHSAFLYHAIRAGLDMGIVNAGMLEVYEEIGPELKELVEDVLLNRRPDATERLVAFGEKLKAVSAGTTNADKKVEEEWRKGTVEERISHALVKGIDAFIEADTEEARAKYSKPLSVIEGPLMAGMSVVGDLFGAFKMFLPQVVKSARVMKKAVAYLTPFMEAEKAAMAARGEAVKAQGRIVMATVRGDVHDIGKNIVGVVLGCNNYEVIDLGVMVPCEKILQTAREKNVDLIGLSGLITPSLDEMVHVAREMDRQGFTVPLLIGGATTSKAHTSVKIAPAYGEAVVHVLDASRAVGVVGKLINPQLKPAFVQTLRTDYEKLRQQHAGQRTKLISIEEARQRAPKLDYSDLPKPEFIGVRALSTDDASRLTPHASRIALSDLVPFIDWSPFFHTWELRGRYPAILSHEKHGEEARKLFADAQKLLDAIVSNKSLTARAVYGFFPANSVGDDVELYTDESRTKVLTTFHFLRQQIEKPDGQPNYCLADFVAPKVSQPSTLKSQLADHLGAFAVTSGHGLKELVEKFKADHDDYNVIMAEALADRLAEAFAEYLHKRVREEWGYGKTEILTSEQLLDEQYRGIRPAAGYPACPDHTEKGRLWDLLDAEKHTGIKLTESFAMWPGSSVSGLYFAHPESKYFAVGKIDRDQMLDYHLRKGMTLLEVEKWLGPYLNYEPLPATLQSGKRACTCGLPH
- a CDS encoding BrnT family toxin, whose protein sequence is MPLRFEWDANKAKGNLAKHDVSFEEASTVFGDPLSLTIPDPTHSQAEDRFILLGHSHQRKLLVVVHTERGDNIRIISARRASRRERKSYEEGK
- a CDS encoding phosphoenolpyruvate hydrolase family protein, which produces MPNPWTGKGNPYTRKEVVERLRVTLKKGQPIIAAGAGTGISAKFIERGGADLIIIYNSGRFRMAGHGSTAGLMAYGDANAVAMEIGEHEVLPIVEEIPVICGVHATDPRRRMWHWLLQVKDMGFSGVNNFPTHCIVDGQFRQILEETGMSVKKEFEMVALARKMDLFTIVYVGTPEEAASMAKAGADAIIAHVGTTVGGSIGVKGAAIKMDEAVKRVQNIINGARKVRKDIIFMSHGGPIATPEDAGYINEHTDAVGFVGASSLERLAVEESLTNLTRRFKTIPVQKSALKSLE
- a CDS encoding pyruvate, phosphate dikinase → MAKTPKAKKYVYLFGNKMADGNGSMKPLLGGKGANLAEMTRIGLPVPPGFTITTEVCTYYYANKRTYPKALVPQMEAGIANMERILNKKFGDLERPLLVAVRSGARDSMPGMMDTILNLGLNDQTVLALERASGNPRFAWDCYRRFIQMYGDVVMGVQKRPSEDHDPFEMVIEKLKEELFPGKKHVEDTRINADGLKELVKRFKALVKERTGKEFPTDPWQQLMGAAGAVFGSWMNDRAIVYRRKYNIPSEWGTAVNVQAMVFGNTGEQSGSGVAFTRDPASGEKVFYGEFLMNAQGEDVVAGVRTPEPVAKLKDQMPHAHAELERVRKTLESHFKDMQDFEFTIENGELFMLQTRNGKRTGLAAVRIAVEMVKEKLIDWRTAITRVPAEQLDQVLAPVFDRAAIKSAKVIARGLPAGPGAASGKIYFNAERAVEAAHAGQKVLLVRVETSPEDLRGMIAAEGILTARGGVSSHAALVARQMGKVCVCGASAVHVDYNAKTMEAGGQTFNEGDDLSIDGTAGEVYAGQVKTAASEIIQVLLEKSLKPGESQTYQNYAQLMKWCSKVTRLSVRTNADTPEQTANAVSFGASGIGLCRTEHMFFEGDRIDAMREMILSEKTDDRKAALAKLLPYQREDFIGMFEALNGLPATIRFLDPPLHEFLPHDHGAQNLLAQKLGLNVDKISKRVHDLHEFNPMLGHRGCRLGIVYPEISEMQARAVFEAAAEVRKKGIKVKPEIMIPLVGFPKELQVQLEIVHRVAAEVAKEKKAKFNYLVGTMIEIPRAALIADEIAKDAQFFSFGTNDLTQTTLGMSRDDSGSFLGAYQELEIVKKNPFASVDQSGVGKLMQMACELGRKTRPDIKLGICGEHGGDPDSVKFCHRIGLNYVSCSPFRVPIARLAAAQAALEGKQSGKKK